aaaaaattcaaccttATATATGATCTGAAAGTTTTTATGTCAACAGTAAAATTGACATCTGATATGATACCTTCTCTATATGGTACAAAGAAAATACTAGAAGTTTTTACATGGGTGTTGCTTCAGGGCAGCATCCTTGCATGGTGTGTGATGGTGTTGATCCTTTCGCTCAACTCCAGCCACAAGGAAATATGCAGTGTGCCTGAAAAAGTAATGTTGTTATGGACATCAATTATTGTTAAGTGAAAAGGCAGTGGGAAAGAAAATAAACCTGAAAAAGTTCGTGAGTTTGATCTTTGAATCATCATCTATAGCTGAGGTACTGTCCAATGCTTGTCCCATATGATGTAGCCACCTCTCAGCAGCTTCATGTGTCACAGGAAATGGTCGATGTCGAGCAATTAGAGCAGGGTGCCCtacaatttatatatcaagAGGTTTAAACTGCACCTTCTCAGGGTATTCTATAACAAACCACTACTTTTTTCATTGAACAAATTATATAGTCctgaatttcattatttttttttcctcaagATTTTTTATCCTTTACAGAAGGTAGCTGATAATCATATCAATGTTTTTCCTACTATGTCATAAATTAGGAAGCTGTTTCGTTAACAATGTTCTTCAACTATAAAGTAGATTCAGACGTAAAAATAATTCATCATTAATTTCAAgtgagttaaatttaattttatgtggaatacatttaaaagtattttatttcaaattatatgtCAATTTTCACTTTCAGTGTGTACTTGTAGAAATTAATGTGGAATGCTTCAATTTCTTTAATGTGAAAACGACTCCAAAACTCTACAAGACTAAGTACAGAAATTATATACTTCtggaaatataaataaatatatatatatatatatatatatatatatatatatatatatatatatatatatatatatatatatatatatatttgatgaaGAAACAGGGGAAGAAAATGAACCTCTTCTTTGAGAATAGAGAGGAGGACCTCCCATCCTCTGGACGAGGAATTCGTACTGGTTCTGAATTGCCGTTTCCTTGTCTGAATTCCCAAATATTGAACGAAACCAGTCTTGATCATCATCATATACCCTAAGCATCGAACAATCCCCAAATCAAAACCACTGAACTCAATCATCAACaatttaaaccaaaaaaaagacaaaaaggtAGGACCTGTTGTAGAAATTGGTAGAGAGTGTAACGAAGGTTTGGAGGCCAAGAGTGTGAAACAAATCGCCGTCGTCGATAGCAAAAGCATCATCTGTGGAAACTCCACTCCATTCAGAGGCCTTCTGCTGCAGACTCTGCATCGCGAAAGCAgttatctctctctctcaacaAACTTTTCAGGCGTTGTTCTTCCCACACGCAGAATCAGAACCTGTGGCCCTGTGGCTTCAGAGTGCAAGGTAAGGGTATATATGTAGGGATCAATGTTAAATTATTCATTCCGTCATTTTCATTCCCATAGTTACGTTACGATAACAAAACCGGTGTGCCCaacaaagattaaaaatataattaagtctATAAATTTAGAATACAATTTGTATAACCGTATGACATGTTTACTTAATAGATTATACTATCATCACATATGACAAACCGATTAAATTATCACGAAATTATCATTAACATTAATTagattataacaaaatataattagtgATAGTAACTCTCTAAACAAGGTGATCCAAGTTAGAAGAAAAACTATGATGGTTTGGTTCCTTAGGtggaaaatatgaaaatatgaacaagaGACAAGGTGTTTGCAAAAGCTATGAAGGCAAGGGAGAAATGTTCATGGCCTATGGTGATTGCGTGGTGGTAGTATggtttttgaaagttttaaaagaGATTAGACCAActcaaaagagaaaagagaaaaatgatcAGAGGAGTCTCATGGATTGCTCTAGTCTTGATTATGGCCATAAATGAATAACATTACTTTATAccaaagataaaaacaagagaggAGACATCTTTATTTATAGACTGAGTGTCTcttaaaaaccctaaaaatctaCACTTTACATACCTTACCATCCGAGCTATTCTTAACTGAAAATGAGGCTCTCTAAGGAATGAACAAAGTGTCtacaaatcctctccaataaGAGAAGGACATGTGACCACTCATAAAGAAAAATCTTCTCCATTCCTGGATTGTCATGAGGTCATTACTAAAGCAAAATCCTCTTCAATGGGAGCATAACACATACTTTCTACATGGTTTGAATGTCTAACTAAGGAAAACCTCTAAACTAATTAGGCCTTAGTACAAGTCTTAAACAAATTTACTCTACTTGGCCGAAATACATAGCGTAAATACTCTTCAACCTCCATGATGACCAGTGAAAAAAAACTTTGTTTCACCTTACATAGATTACTCTAATTTCTTCTTGAAAGTGTTTGGGCCATGGTTAGGGGTATGCCATTAATTACCAATAATTGAATTGTGATTAGGTTGTCATTGATAAAAAAACtcattctaaaaattataattacaatttgAAGTAAAAAAATGATTGCATTTAATACTCATTTATATAACTGTAGAATTATCACTAACTTTGATATTGGAGTACCTTGTGCAAGTAATCTTCATTTGACTGAGTGAGATTTGAAGACgaactacaagaaaaatcaagaCTCAAATTATTAAGACATACATAACATAGTGAAATAAATAACCTCAACTTCATAACCAAAACACActataatgattatttatttattctaaatataattcttttgaCGATTAATGTTCATATAATGTGCCAGTGGATAGTGGAGGTCCTTGAGAACTCTTTCAACGGCGACGGGACAAAGCTGTAGTGGTTTTATAGTGGAGACTATATTCAACAATGTTTTCACAATGAAAGCTTTCGTAAAAATGCAGAAATAACTTGACGCCTATGTAACTTTCTCGAAAATTAACCTTTGACAAAGTTTTAAGTTTCGGTTATTGACAAAATTGAAACCTAAAATGTAATAGGTTTTAGTTTTCctaataatcaaaattttagtgaaaatttaGGTCTCAATTTTCATTAACCAAAGCCTAAAACATAAATAAGCTTTGATTTTATTACTAAGCGAAACCTAGAACTTTGTTCTAGAAagaaattttaatgaaaaattagatCTTATTATTTTAGGTCTTCATGTTTCGATTTTCTCAACAGTTGAAAATTATAtctcttcttttatttaaattaattaaaaaagaattttgaatttttagtgAACCTTTAAATATCAGATTTTGAGAAAGCAAAGCATAAATGTTGATAGACGTTgatatttttcaacaaaataagcttacaaaattttcaaataccacttttttatgttttatattatgtCTTGGgtgtgataaatataatatattgtttacGTACTAATTTTGTAGTATTTTATgccatttaaaataaaaaaatagaaaaacaaaaaattattcagaaaaaaaaatgtatacttCAGTTAAAATCAAAACTGCTTCAATTATAGATAACCCTAAATGGTACTAGGTTTTGGTTGTTATTATAACTCAAGCCTGAtatcctttttatttaaaatatatttcttttcacGCTTAATTGCAGATTGTTTTGTCTTTAGATTAGCTTGGAGGGTTGTCATGGAATTTTGCCTGAACTGGTGTTTAACTTTAGGAATGATTATTGAATAAACCTTTTCTGCTTTTATTCTTCGTGTCCTTTTCATCGATGCGTTTGATCTGCTTTTCATTGATGTATGACCCTTAGATAATGTTGTCACGAGCCATGCTAAATGCTTCAATTGGATCACTTACCCGTCATGGTCATAAGAATTGAATTAATTAGGCATATGATTGATCCATTTCAAATATAcacattaataaaacaaaacagtaATACATAGTCTCTCGTTAAAataagttgttaaaatatcatgttACTTGCATTAATGCACATTCAACAATCACATCTCAAATTTGGAAGTTTAACcgtcaaaaagaagaaaaaaaactgaaGACAT
This Vigna angularis cultivar LongXiaoDou No.4 chromosome 4, ASM1680809v1, whole genome shotgun sequence DNA region includes the following protein-coding sequences:
- the LOC108321828 gene encoding two-on-two hemoglobin-3; amino-acid sequence: MQSLQQKASEWSGVSTDDAFAIDDGDLFHTLGLQTFVTLSTNFYNRVYDDDQDWFRSIFGNSDKETAIQNQYEFLVQRMGGPPLYSQRRGHPALIARHRPFPVTHEAAERWLHHMGQALDSTSAIDDDSKIKLTNFFRHTAYFLVAGVERKDQHHHTPCKDAALKQHPCKNF